A section of the Methanoregula formicica SMSP genome encodes:
- the pstB gene encoding phosphate ABC transporter ATP-binding protein PstB: MSESAIITTNNLNLWYNGKHALESVSMKMPKNRVTALIGPSGCGKSTLLRCFNRLNDLIDHVKITGEITLDDENIHAPSTDVVTLRKKVGMVFQKPNPFPKTIYDNIAYGPRVHGIRDKCELDRIVEQSLRHAALWDEVKDRLNDSALGLSGGQQQRLCIARTLAVEPEVILMDEPCSALDPIATAKIENLIEMLKADYTVIIVTHNMQQAARVSDYTGFMYLGKLIECGKTKQIFEHPAEELTENYITGRFG, from the coding sequence ATGTCCGAATCCGCAATTATCACCACAAACAACCTCAACCTCTGGTATAACGGGAAGCACGCCCTCGAGTCTGTCTCGATGAAGATGCCGAAGAACCGGGTCACCGCCCTGATCGGCCCCTCGGGCTGCGGGAAATCGACCCTGCTCCGGTGCTTCAACCGGCTGAACGACCTCATCGACCACGTGAAGATCACGGGCGAGATCACGCTCGATGACGAGAACATCCATGCTCCGTCCACCGATGTCGTGACCCTCCGGAAGAAGGTCGGCATGGTCTTCCAGAAGCCCAACCCGTTCCCGAAGACCATCTACGACAACATCGCGTACGGCCCCCGGGTCCACGGGATCCGCGACAAGTGCGAGCTCGACCGGATCGTGGAGCAGAGCCTCCGCCATGCCGCACTCTGGGATGAAGTGAAGGACCGGCTGAACGACTCGGCTCTCGGCCTCTCGGGCGGCCAGCAGCAGCGGCTCTGCATTGCGCGGACGCTTGCTGTAGAGCCGGAAGTGATCCTGATGGACGAGCCCTGCTCGGCGCTCGACCCGATCGCGACCGCGAAGATCGAGAACCTCATCGAGATGCTCAAGGCGGACTACACGGTCATCATCGTGACCCACAACATGCAGCAGGCAGCGCGGGTCAGCGATTACACGGGGTTCATGTACCTCGGCAAACTGATCGAGTGCGGAAAGACGAAACAGATCTTCGAGCACCCGGCCGAAGAGCTGACCGAGAATTACATTACCGGGCGGTTCGGGTAG
- the pstA gene encoding phosphate ABC transporter permease PstA, whose protein sequence is MDFTGKTNGVTPRSGNTVRLFVLKERSVKTVFFFTAAFAVIVVSFILLFLFRDAYPIFADVGIANFLFGPVWAPTAAEPLYGIWPLIVGTLLVTLGAMIFSVPLSLGCAIYISELASPKVRAVLKPAVELLAGIPSVVYGFFGLIVLTNVIRITFDIPSGETWLAASVLLGIMALPTIISVSEDAISSVPHEYKEGSLAIGATRWQTISQVLVPAALSGIAAAIILGIGRVVGETMAVLMVAGNAAIIPDPIWNILSPLRTLTATLGIEMGEVPVGSEHYSALFGIAVVLLVITLIINLSAVAILHRLKERRTTTAGKQPFLAPETRRKVVFIAEMLALAVLLVFLTSVSWWLAPVILMAGCLWLAGRPYLSEKRIQTLAFCLVGLATIIVLAILFIILSDIVVHGLPALNWDFLTQTPRDLGREGGIFPAIIGTLYLVAGAIAIALPFGVGAAVYLVEYTREGKITKVIRTGVDLLNGTPSIVFGLFGFAFIVLYLGVGVSLLAGQITLALMVLPTVIRTTEESLKNIPQSLREGSLALGATKWQTISQVVIPPAVPGIVTGAILSIGRAAGETAPIMFTAVVFSSRFLPDSVFDPVMALPYHLFILATNVPGSSMNKYGTALVLLLLVIGFYAVAILARTHFQNKARG, encoded by the coding sequence TTGGACTTCACGGGAAAAACAAACGGTGTCACCCCACGATCCGGGAACACTGTACGCCTCTTTGTTCTTAAGGAACGTTCTGTTAAAACCGTCTTCTTCTTCACCGCCGCTTTTGCCGTAATAGTCGTATCATTCATCCTGCTCTTCTTGTTCCGGGACGCATACCCGATCTTTGCTGACGTTGGTATCGCGAATTTCCTCTTCGGGCCTGTCTGGGCCCCGACCGCAGCAGAGCCGTTGTACGGCATCTGGCCGCTCATTGTCGGGACGCTCCTCGTCACCCTGGGCGCGATGATCTTCTCCGTCCCGCTTTCCCTTGGCTGTGCTATTTACATCTCCGAACTCGCCTCCCCGAAAGTCAGGGCAGTCCTCAAGCCCGCGGTTGAACTTCTGGCCGGGATCCCCTCGGTCGTGTACGGGTTCTTCGGGCTCATCGTTCTCACGAATGTTATCCGGATAACCTTTGACATTCCATCGGGCGAGACCTGGCTTGCCGCATCGGTCCTGCTCGGGATCATGGCCCTCCCCACGATCATCAGCGTCTCGGAGGACGCGATCAGCTCCGTCCCCCACGAGTACAAGGAGGGGTCGCTTGCCATCGGGGCAACCCGGTGGCAGACCATCAGCCAGGTCCTCGTGCCGGCCGCGCTCTCCGGCATCGCCGCCGCGATCATCCTCGGCATCGGCCGGGTGGTCGGCGAGACCATGGCCGTGCTGATGGTTGCCGGGAATGCGGCCATCATCCCGGACCCGATCTGGAACATCCTCTCGCCGCTCCGGACCCTGACCGCAACGCTCGGGATCGAGATGGGTGAGGTCCCGGTGGGCAGCGAACACTACAGCGCCCTCTTCGGGATCGCCGTTGTCCTGCTTGTCATCACGCTCATCATCAACCTCTCTGCGGTCGCGATCCTCCACCGGCTGAAAGAACGGCGGACAACCACGGCCGGGAAACAACCCTTCCTCGCACCGGAGACCCGGCGGAAGGTTGTTTTCATCGCGGAGATGCTCGCGCTCGCGGTGCTGCTGGTCTTCCTGACATCGGTCTCCTGGTGGCTGGCACCGGTCATCCTCATGGCCGGCTGCCTGTGGCTGGCCGGAAGACCGTATCTTTCGGAGAAAAGGATCCAGACCCTGGCTTTCTGCCTGGTCGGCCTTGCAACGATCATCGTGCTTGCCATCCTCTTCATCATCCTCTCCGACATCGTTGTCCACGGTCTGCCGGCCCTTAACTGGGATTTCCTCACCCAGACGCCACGGGACCTGGGCCGCGAAGGCGGGATCTTCCCGGCCATTATCGGGACGCTGTATCTCGTTGCCGGCGCGATCGCCATTGCCCTGCCTTTTGGCGTAGGGGCGGCAGTCTACCTTGTCGAATACACCCGGGAAGGGAAGATCACGAAAGTCATCCGGACCGGTGTCGACCTGCTCAACGGCACGCCCTCCATCGTTTTCGGCCTCTTCGGGTTTGCCTTCATCGTCCTCTACCTGGGCGTCGGGGTCTCGCTCCTGGCCGGGCAGATCACGCTTGCCCTGATGGTCCTGCCGACCGTCATCCGGACAACAGAGGAATCGTTAAAAAACATCCCGCAGTCGCTCCGCGAGGGAAGCCTTGCGCTCGGGGCAACCAAGTGGCAGACCATCAGCCAGGTCGTCATACCCCCGGCCGTGCCGGGGATCGTGACCGGCGCCATCCTCTCCATCGGCCGGGCTGCCGGGGAGACCGCACCGATCATGTTCACGGCGGTTGTCTTCTCAAGCCGGTTCCTGCCCGACTCGGTCTTCGACCCGGTCATGGCGCTGCCGTACCACCTCTTCATCCTGGCAACCAACGTGCCCGGATCGTCGATGAACAAATACGGGACCGCACTCGTCCTGCTCCTGCTCGTTATCGGGTTCTATGCAGTCGCGATCCTGGCAAGAACTCATTTCCAGAACAAAGCACGGGGATAA
- a CDS encoding phosphate ABC transporter substrate-binding protein, which produces MNANRSSILIVAVSLIALVMFAMAAGCTAPRTGAEAKTVDPTAVPAAAMDQIPAAAPASPEATVAETPAEKPLSAPTGQKQTLRISGSTTVLPIVQKAADQYMASHPDADIQISGGGSGVGIQAIGAKTVDIGMSSRDITSAEMTKYPSFVVTTVAQDGIAVVVNPANTIDYITLDQIKNIYLGKTTKWTEITGAGVPGTNNQIVVIGRDSASGTRAFFDEHLLAKKTPTAKMLEKNSNGAVLQTVAQTPGSIGYVSIGFVSKDVTALPIWYNADKVIAPNLENVKSRDYPVSRNLYVITNGQPSGLTGDFITYILSADGQKIVADEGYVTVG; this is translated from the coding sequence ATGAATGCGAATCGGAGTTCCATCCTGATTGTTGCCGTAAGCCTCATTGCACTCGTCATGTTTGCAATGGCTGCCGGTTGTACCGCTCCCCGTACTGGTGCGGAAGCAAAGACCGTTGACCCCACCGCAGTTCCTGCTGCGGCCATGGACCAGATCCCGGCAGCGGCCCCTGCTTCGCCCGAAGCAACCGTTGCCGAAACACCGGCAGAAAAGCCCCTCTCTGCCCCCACCGGCCAGAAGCAGACTCTCAGGATCAGCGGCTCGACCACGGTCCTCCCGATCGTCCAGAAGGCTGCCGACCAGTACATGGCAAGCCACCCGGACGCGGACATCCAGATATCCGGCGGCGGATCCGGCGTTGGTATCCAGGCCATCGGTGCAAAGACCGTTGACATCGGCATGTCCTCGCGTGACATCACCAGTGCCGAGATGACCAAGTACCCCTCGTTCGTTGTGACCACGGTTGCACAGGATGGTATCGCCGTTGTCGTCAATCCGGCCAACACGATCGATTACATCACGCTCGACCAGATCAAGAATATCTACCTGGGCAAGACCACCAAGTGGACCGAGATCACCGGAGCCGGTGTCCCCGGCACCAACAACCAGATCGTTGTGATCGGCCGTGACAGCGCCTCGGGCACCCGCGCCTTCTTCGATGAACACCTGCTGGCAAAGAAGACCCCGACGGCAAAGATGCTTGAGAAGAACTCCAACGGCGCCGTTCTCCAGACCGTTGCCCAGACACCCGGTTCAATCGGCTATGTCTCGATTGGTTTCGTGAGCAAGGATGTCACGGCACTTCCGATCTGGTATAATGCCGACAAGGTCATTGCGCCGAACCTTGAGAATGTCAAGTCCCGCGATTACCCGGTCTCCCGTAACCTCTATGTCATAACAAATGGCCAGCCCTCCGGGCTTACCGGCGACTTCATCACCTACATCCTCAGCGCAGACGGCCAGAAGATCGTGGCTGACGAAGGATACGTGACCGTCGGTTGA
- a CDS encoding phosphate uptake regulator PhoU, whose protein sequence is MEIRRVQVTGGASFVVTLPKAWADEQKIKKNDPVGLEVQPDGALLVTKKITDEPVQRVKVIDSKSFSDPAFLFRMLIGAYITGFTTIRLTTKDRFPPFVRTVVRDFTQMTIGQEVVEETATSIAIKDLLNPAEMPFENTIRRMYVVARAMHEDAITALETQNKTLAHDVINRDTDADRLNWLVARQTNMIMQNALLSRKMAISPSMVMHYYMLSRIIERVGDHAVRIAEHALPIIDADVDKKVLAAIRKASAMSLETFDRSIVSFFEADMKEAHRNIESISALEKICGDINNMVLKLDTPVAINLGYIAESIRRSGEYAGDISETVINLLVEHEHGPHKSRAGK, encoded by the coding sequence ATGGAGATCAGGAGAGTGCAGGTAACCGGCGGGGCATCATTTGTCGTCACCCTGCCGAAGGCATGGGCTGATGAACAGAAAATCAAAAAGAACGATCCGGTCGGGCTCGAGGTTCAGCCGGACGGGGCGCTTCTCGTAACAAAGAAGATCACGGACGAGCCGGTCCAGCGGGTGAAGGTTATCGACAGCAAATCTTTCTCGGACCCGGCATTTCTCTTCCGGATGCTGATTGGCGCCTACATCACCGGATTTACGACGATCCGGCTCACCACAAAGGACAGGTTCCCCCCCTTTGTCCGCACCGTTGTCCGGGACTTCACCCAGATGACAATCGGCCAGGAGGTCGTTGAAGAGACGGCAACTTCGATCGCCATCAAGGACCTCCTCAACCCGGCCGAGATGCCGTTTGAGAATACCATCAGGAGGATGTACGTTGTTGCACGAGCCATGCACGAGGATGCCATCACGGCGCTTGAGACACAGAACAAGACCCTTGCCCATGATGTTATCAACCGGGACACGGATGCCGACCGGCTCAACTGGCTTGTTGCCCGGCAGACAAACATGATCATGCAGAACGCGTTGCTCTCGCGGAAGATGGCAATCTCGCCCTCCATGGTGATGCATTACTATATGCTGAGCCGGATCATCGAGCGGGTCGGCGACCACGCGGTCCGCATTGCCGAACACGCGCTCCCGATCATCGATGCCGACGTTGATAAAAAAGTCCTCGCGGCAATCCGCAAGGCCAGCGCCATGTCGCTTGAAACCTTCGACCGGAGCATTGTTTCGTTCTTCGAGGCCGACATGAAAGAGGCTCACCGGAATATCGAATCCATCAGTGCGCTCGAAAAGATCTGCGGGGACATCAACAACATGGTCCTGAAACTGGACACGCCGGTCGCGATCAACCTTGGCTATATCGCAGAGAGCATCCGGCGTTCAGGGGAATATGCCGGGGACATCTCGGAAACGGTCATCAACCTGCTGGTCGAGCACGAGCATGGCCCGCACAAGTCCCGTGCCGGGAAGTAA
- a CDS encoding cupin domain-containing protein codes for MKITDVAKVVSGPNPHHVDARKVYDSPHAMAVVITLKPGEALKKHITPVDVFFYVLEGTGVVEIGSEKQSVGKDMLVESPAKIPHKWTNESNAVFRVLVVKVPKPTEETKLL; via the coding sequence ATGAAGATCACGGATGTAGCAAAGGTCGTGTCGGGCCCGAACCCGCACCATGTGGATGCACGAAAAGTATACGACTCCCCCCACGCGATGGCCGTCGTCATCACGCTCAAGCCCGGCGAGGCACTCAAAAAACACATCACCCCTGTCGATGTCTTCTTCTACGTGCTGGAAGGGACTGGTGTTGTCGAGATCGGGAGCGAGAAGCAGAGCGTGGGAAAAGACATGCTGGTCGAGAGCCCGGCAAAGATCCCGCACAAATGGACGAACGAGAGCAACGCGGTCTTCCGCGTGCTGGTCGTGAAAGTGCCCAAGCCCACGGAAGAGACGAAGCTGCTGTAA
- the nth gene encoding endonuclease III, translating to MRKQDAARIYAALLKRYPDAREPAGKICRGSPFEVIVLTILSAQTTDKAVLKVKPALFSQYPTPAKLAKAKAGDVETIIHSLGYYHAKAKNIIAASQTLIDQFGGSVPETMDELLTIPGVGRKTANIVLYHALGKNEGIAVDTHVRRLAQRIGFSDTDNVEVIERDLMAIFPKKDWGDLTDVLIAHGRVTCDAKKPLCGECVIRGMCRWNRNSS from the coding sequence ATGAGAAAGCAGGATGCAGCCCGGATCTATGCCGCTCTTTTAAAACGCTATCCGGATGCCCGCGAACCTGCCGGCAAGATCTGTCGCGGCTCCCCGTTCGAGGTCATCGTCCTCACCATCCTCTCGGCCCAGACAACAGACAAGGCTGTCCTGAAGGTAAAGCCCGCCCTCTTCTCACAGTACCCGACGCCCGCGAAACTCGCAAAGGCGAAGGCCGGAGACGTGGAGACGATCATCCACAGCCTCGGGTACTATCACGCGAAAGCAAAGAATATCATCGCCGCATCGCAGACGCTGATCGACCAGTTCGGCGGCAGCGTGCCGGAGACGATGGACGAACTGCTTACGATTCCGGGTGTTGGGCGGAAAACCGCAAACATCGTGCTCTACCATGCGCTGGGGAAGAACGAGGGGATCGCGGTCGACACCCACGTCCGAAGGCTGGCGCAGCGGATTGGGTTTTCAGATACGGACAATGTCGAAGTCATCGAGCGCGATCTCATGGCGATCTTCCCAAAGAAGGACTGGGGCGACCTCACCGATGTCCTGATTGCGCACGGGCGGGTGACCTGCGATGCGAAAAAGCCGCTGTGCGGGGAATGTGTGATCCGGGGGATGTGCCGGTGGAACCGGAATTCTTCATGA